A single window of Oerskovia paurometabola DNA harbors:
- a CDS encoding LLM class flavin-dependent oxidoreductase encodes MQFGIFTVGDVTTDPVTGRTPNDTERVRSMLTIAKHADEAGLDVFATGEHHNPPFVPSSPTTMLGYLAGQTKNIILSTSTTLITTNDPVKIAEDYAMLQVISDGRMDLMMGRGNTGPVYPWFGKDIREGVNLAIENYALLRRLWEEEVVDWQGKYRTPLQGFTATPRPLDGVAPFVWHGSIRTPEIAEQAAYYGDGFFHNNIFWPMSHTKQMVQYYRQRFEHYGHGKADQAIVGLGGQVFMRKNSQDAVREFRPYFDNAPVYGHGPSLEDFSAQTPLTVGSPQEVIDRYGAMREHVGDYQRQLFLMDHAGLPLKTVLEQIDLLAGEVVPVLRKEMEAKRPAHVPSDPPSHAQRVAKARAEGKIAEQVVAAADHWTGRTAEDDIQAAEAAERATGTGGGARQGSAFGL; translated from the coding sequence ATGCAGTTCGGCATCTTCACCGTCGGCGACGTCACCACCGACCCCGTCACCGGTCGCACGCCCAACGACACCGAGCGCGTGCGGTCCATGCTCACCATCGCGAAGCACGCGGACGAGGCAGGCCTCGACGTCTTCGCCACGGGTGAGCACCACAACCCCCCGTTCGTCCCGTCGTCCCCGACGACGATGCTCGGCTACCTCGCCGGGCAGACGAAGAACATCATCCTGTCGACCTCCACGACGCTCATCACCACGAACGACCCGGTGAAGATCGCCGAGGACTACGCGATGCTCCAGGTCATCTCGGACGGTCGCATGGACCTCATGATGGGCCGCGGCAACACCGGCCCCGTCTACCCGTGGTTCGGCAAGGACATCCGCGAGGGCGTCAACCTCGCGATCGAGAACTACGCGCTGCTGCGCCGCCTCTGGGAGGAGGAGGTCGTGGACTGGCAGGGCAAGTACCGCACGCCGCTCCAGGGCTTCACGGCCACGCCGCGCCCGCTCGACGGCGTCGCGCCCTTCGTCTGGCACGGCTCGATCCGCACCCCGGAGATCGCCGAGCAGGCCGCCTACTACGGTGACGGCTTCTTCCACAACAACATCTTCTGGCCCATGAGCCACACCAAGCAGATGGTCCAGTACTACCGCCAGCGCTTCGAGCACTACGGCCACGGCAAGGCCGACCAGGCGATCGTCGGGCTCGGTGGCCAGGTCTTCATGCGCAAGAACTCCCAGGACGCCGTGCGCGAGTTCCGGCCCTACTTCGACAACGCGCCCGTCTACGGGCACGGCCCGTCGCTCGAGGACTTCAGCGCGCAGACCCCCCTGACCGTGGGCAGCCCGCAGGAGGTCATCGACCGCTACGGCGCCATGCGCGAGCACGTCGGCGACTACCAGCGCCAGCTGTTCCTCATGGACCACGCGGGCCTGCCGCTCAAGACGGTCCTCGAGCAGATCGACCTGCTGGCCGGCGAGGTCGTCCCCGTGCTCCGCAAGGAGATGGAGGCCAAGCGTCCCGCCCACGTCCCGAGCGACCCGCCGAGCCACGCCCAGCGCGTCGCGAAGGCCCGCGCCGAGGGCAAGATCGCGGAGCAGGTCGTCGCGGCCGCCGACCACTGGACGGGCCGGACCGCCGAGGACGACATCCAGGCGGCCGAGGCTGCCGAGAGGGCCACGGGCACCGGCGGCGGCGCCCGCCAGGGCTCCGCGTTCGGTCTCTGA
- a CDS encoding FMN reductase, with protein sequence MTARQIVAISAGLGQPSSTRLLADRLSAATVAELGDLGVAAEVTTVELRDVAHAITDAMLTGFASGDLAEVIEKVTGADALVLVTPLFTTTYSGLFKSFVDILDKDSLQGMPVLLGATGGTSRHSLAVEYSMRPLFTYLHADVATTSVFAATDDWAAEGDGTHDAGPLPARIRRAAKELATTLAARDPRTATGMFDGVPSFAQMFGK encoded by the coding sequence ATGACCGCTCGCCAGATCGTCGCGATCTCCGCCGGCCTCGGCCAGCCGTCCTCGACCCGCCTCCTCGCCGACCGCCTCTCCGCCGCCACGGTGGCCGAGCTCGGCGACCTGGGCGTCGCCGCCGAGGTCACGACCGTCGAGCTGCGCGACGTCGCCCACGCCATCACCGACGCGATGCTCACGGGCTTCGCGAGCGGTGACCTCGCCGAGGTGATCGAGAAGGTCACGGGCGCGGACGCGCTCGTGCTGGTCACCCCGCTGTTCACGACCACCTACTCGGGCCTGTTCAAGTCCTTCGTCGACATCCTCGACAAGGACTCGCTCCAGGGCATGCCCGTGCTGCTGGGCGCCACGGGTGGCACGTCGCGCCACTCGCTGGCCGTCGAGTACTCGATGCGCCCCCTGTTCACCTACCTGCACGCCGACGTCGCGACGACCTCGGTCTTCGCGGCCACGGACGACTGGGCGGCCGAGGGGGACGGCACGCACGACGCGGGCCCTCTCCCGGCCCGCATCCGCCGCGCGGCCAAGGAGCTCGCGACCACGCTCGCGGCCCGCGACCCGCGTACCGCGACGGGCATGTTCGACGGCGTGCCGTCGTTCGCGCAGATGTTCGGCAAGTAG
- a CDS encoding DoxX family membrane protein — translation MSTLSVNGPAISRRGSVSTHVSDAVDALARFLTRWSVPALRVALGLVFLGFGVLKFFPGASPAEVVAERTIDTLTLGLVHGTVAVVATAVVECFIGAALVTGYWLRAGLVVMAGAFVGILAPTVLFFDELFGSGMTLLGQYVLKDVVLVAAATVVGAYALGARLRRTA, via the coding sequence ATGTCCACCCTCTCCGTCAACGGTCCGGCGATCTCCCGCCGAGGCTCCGTCTCGACCCACGTGAGCGACGCCGTCGACGCCCTCGCACGCTTCCTGACCCGCTGGTCCGTCCCTGCCCTGCGGGTCGCCCTCGGCCTGGTCTTCCTCGGCTTCGGGGTCCTGAAGTTCTTCCCCGGCGCGAGCCCGGCCGAGGTCGTCGCCGAGCGCACGATCGACACCCTGACCCTGGGGCTCGTCCACGGCACGGTCGCCGTGGTCGCGACCGCGGTCGTCGAGTGCTTCATCGGGGCCGCGCTCGTCACGGGCTACTGGCTGCGCGCGGGGCTCGTGGTCATGGCCGGCGCGTTCGTCGGGATCCTCGCCCCGACCGTGCTGTTCTTCGACGAGCTGTTCGGCTCGGGCATGACGCTGCTCGGGCAGTACGTCCTCAAGGACGTGGTGCTGGTCGCCGCGGCGACCGTCGTCGGGGCGTACGCGCTGGGGGCGCGGCTTCGTCGCACGGCCTGA
- a CDS encoding YnfA family protein: protein MTVLRSILLFGAAALFEIGGAWLVWQGVREHKGWVWIGAGVVALGLYGFFATLQPDASFGRILAAYGGVFVAGSLVWGMAVDGFRPDRWDVLGALLCLVGVAVIMYAPRPA, encoded by the coding sequence GTGACCGTCCTGCGCTCGATCCTGCTCTTCGGGGCCGCGGCCCTCTTCGAGATCGGTGGTGCGTGGCTGGTCTGGCAGGGGGTCCGCGAGCACAAGGGGTGGGTCTGGATCGGGGCGGGGGTCGTGGCGCTCGGGCTGTACGGCTTCTTCGCGACGCTCCAGCCCGACGCGAGCTTCGGGCGGATCCTGGCGGCGTACGGGGGAGTGTTCGTCGCGGGCTCGCTCGTGTGGGGCATGGCCGTCGACGGCTTCCGGCCGGACCGGTGGGACGTGCTCGGGGCGCTGCTGTGCCTCGTGGGCGTCGCGGTGATCATGTACGCGCCGCGTCCGGCGTAG